A DNA window from Scyliorhinus torazame isolate Kashiwa2021f unplaced genomic scaffold, sScyTor2.1 scaffold_1732, whole genome shotgun sequence contains the following coding sequences:
- the LOC140407646 gene encoding LOW QUALITY PROTEIN: DNA excision repair protein ERCC-6-like (The sequence of the model RefSeq protein was modified relative to this genomic sequence to represent the inferred CDS: inserted 1 base in 1 codon; deleted 1 base in 1 codon), whose translation FLPFGEIASDRFLLFPEFHGTKSERTKGLERVQRKGGVVITSYQMMINNWQQLSSLNGREFTWDYLLLDEAHKIKTISSKTAKCASAIPAKHRILLTGTPVQNNLQEMWSLFNFACQGSLLGTAKTFKMEYENPITRAREKDATPAEKALGLRISENLMKIIQPYFLRRTKENVQLMQKSPQENGSEVEDCRSPEGAQMPSLTRKNDLIVWVYLSAVQEDIYHKFVSSEQVQELLQTKRSPLVQLTNLKKLCDHPRLLSRRICQQLGLDGSSVDEDDGTSHDVSHVXDEDLIQESGKLVFLLGLLGKLREEGKRTLVFSQSRRMLDIIQRILTNRGFACTRIDGTMALPERQRRIEAFQRRTDYCVFLLTTQVGGVGLTLTAATRVVVFDPSWNPATDAQAVDRAYRIGQTDNVVIYRLVTCGSVEEKIYRRQIFKDSLVRQSVGEKKNPFRYFSSQELRELFILEDPRTSSTQRQLQSMHSSQRRTDSVLDQHIAFLHTLEMFGVTDHDLVFSQDVASDEENSVNDPQARDYIRQRVQKAQELVTAESQLQVQLGQNIQTDTQPAWLHRPREPLTIRNTGQGNRMPGAEPDSTSGTLPVQTENAASPSPPDMVDLTEPIDQGVADEVLDLSCRLAELPIDSGQDSDSVVLLDSSPSPTDASTTEEEEGAVAAGPGPAGCQSAGSPAILSPIVQDGPRRFSSQGHGVESEVEMAASGLRSPDSKPLFQSDFNLVLEETMEEGENEQNEEKPVSANSSCSSIGAQPPASPGMGFLGSEEGNSDILLPGKKPRVLPSDSDEESEGDLDPVRAPEKPPCQFVTSPMLKGFNVAATSTPKGLTPPLAALLNRSLNHSVASRHSMVSQVLDDVEDMDDATPVGALGVDDGETDDNVSGQSGGEESAGEQTAESSQSPPGGRSVEESRAEGSSELGMGSDDEGVSDSSSSMATGSNEEAESERSGTFDPELGSGEQLETFTKATDQQQSVTNDRAAGDRVEPTLGEYEKLVKDGREQMERGELKAALKSMLQALDLSSGDPEVQLTTIKLYRQLDRS comes from the exons TTCCTGCCGTTTGGAGAGATCGCCAGTGACAGATTCCTGTTGTTTCCAGAGTTCCACGGCACCAAGAGCGAGCGGACGAAAGGCCTGGAGAGGGTGCAGCGGAAAGGCGGGGTGGTGATCACCAGCTACCAAATGATGATTAACAACTGGCAGCAGCTCTCCAGCCTGAACGGTCGCGAGTTCACCTGGGACTACCTGCTTCTCGACGAGGCGCACAAGATCAAGACCATCTCCTCCAAGACGGCCAAGTGCGCCAGCGCCATTCCGGCCAAGCACCGCATCCTCTTAACCGGCACGCCAGTCCAGAACAACCTGCAGGAGATGTGGTCGCTCTTCAACTTTGCCTGCCAGGGCTCGCTGCTGGGCACCGCCAAGACGTTCAAGATGGAGTACGAGAACCCCATTACCCGGGCGAGGGAGAAGGACGCCACACCCGCCGAGAAAGCCCTGGGGCTTCGAATCTCCGAGAACCTCATGAAGATCATCCAGCCCTATTTCTTGCGGCGAACCAAGGAGAATGTGCAGCTGATGCAGAAGAGCCCGCAGGAGAACGGCAGCGAGGTGGAGGATTGTCGCTCTCCTGAAGGGGCCCAGATGCCGAGCCTGACCAGGAAGAATGACCTGATTGTCTGGGTGTATCTGAGTGCGGTGCAGGAGGACATCTACCACAAGTTTGTGTCGTCCGAGCAGGTCCAGGAGCTGCTGCAGACCAAGCGCTCGCCCCTGGTGCAGCTGACCAATCTGAAGAAGCTGTGCGACCACCCGCGACTCCTGTCGCGCAGGATCTGCCAGCAGCTCGGCCTGGACGGCAGCAGCGTGGACGAGGACGACGGCACCTCGCATGACGTCAGCCACG CCGATGAGGATCTGATTCAGGAGTCGGGCAAGCTGGTCTTCCTGCTGGGCCTGCTGGGCAAGCTGAGGGAGGAGGGTAAGCGCACGCTGGTCTTCTCCCAGTCGAGAAGGATGCTGGACATCATCCAGCGCATCCTGACTAACCGGGGCTTCGCCTGCACCCGCATAGATGGCACCATGGCGCTGCCCGAGCGCCAGCGGAGAATCGAGGCTTTCCAGCGGCGCACCGACTACTGTGTCTTCCTCCTTACCACCCAGGTCGGCGGGGTCGGCCTCACCCTCACCGCCGCTACCCGCGTGGTGGTCTTTGACCCCAGCTGGAACCCGGCGACGGACGCACAGGCTGTGGACAGAGCCTACAGGATCGGGCAGACGGACAATGTGGTCATCTACAGGCTGGTGACCTGTGGCAGCGTGGAGGAGAAAATCTACAGGAGACAAATCTTCAAAG ACTCGCTAGTTCGTCAGTCAGTCGGAGAGAAGAAGAATCCCTTTCGTTACTTCAGCAGCCAGGAGCTGAGGGAATTGTTTATACTGGAGGACCCCAGGACGTCGAGCACCCAGAGGCAGCTGCAGTCCATGCACTCCAGCCAGAGACGGACGGACAGTGTGCTGGACCAGCACATTGCCTTCCTGCACACCCTCGAGATGTTCGGAGTGACGGACCACGACCTCGTTTTC TCCCAGGACGTTGCCTCCGACGAGGAAAACTCTGTGAATGACCCCCAGGCTCGGGATTACATCCGGCAACGCGTACAGAAAGCCCAGGAGTTGGTGACGGCGGAGTCACAGCTCCAGGTGCAGCTAGGGCAGAATATCCAGACTGATACCCAGCCGGCCTGGCTGCACAGACCCCGGGAGCCTCTGACAATTCGGAATACAG GCCAAGGAAACAGAATGCCTGGAGCAGAGCCGGATTCTACCAGTGGCACATTGCCCGTCCAGACTGAAAACGCCGCTTCCCCCTCTCCTCCGGACATGGTGGATTTAACCGAACCGATCGACCAAGGGGTGGCAGACGAGGTGCTCGACCTGAGCTGCCGGTTAGCTGAGCTTCCGATCGACTCGGGGCAGGACAGTGACAGCGTGGTGCTCCTGGACAGCTCACCTTCGCCCACTGATGCCAGTACtaccgaggaggaggagggtgctgttgCTGCAGGCCCTGGGCCTGCTGGGTGCCAGTCAGCTGGCTCGCCTGCCATACTCTCGCCGATTGTCCAAGACGGCCCGCGGCGGTTCTCCAgccagggccacggcgttgagtcTGAGGTAGAGATGGCCGCCTCCGGGCTCCGCTCTCCCGACTCCAAGCCCCTCTTTCAGTCTGATTTCAATTTGGTATTGGAAGAGACCATGGAAGAGGGGGAGAATGAGCAGAATGAAGAAAAACCGGTGAGTGCAAACTCTTCCTGCTCTTCAATAGGGGCACAGCCGCCTGCGTCCCCGGGCATGGGGTTTCTCGGTAGTGAGGAAGGGAACTCCGATATTCTCCTGCCCGGGAAGAAACCACGAGTCCTCCCCAGTGACAGCGATGAGGAAAGCGAGGGGGACCTGGACCCTGTCAGAGCCCCAGAGAAACCCCCGTGTCAGTTTGTGACCAGTCCGATGCTGAAAGGTTTCAATGTAGCTGCTACTTCCACCCCGAAAGGCCTCACCCCGCCCCTTGCAGCCCTCCTGAACAGAAGTCTGAATCACTCTGTGGCTTCCAGACACTCAATGGTCAGTCAGGTCCTCGATGATGTGGAGGACATGGATGATGCCACACCCGTGGGCGCCTTGGGCGTCGATGATGGCGAGACAGACGACAACGTAAGCGGCCAGAGTGGCGGAGAGGAAAGTGCGGGTGAGCAGACGGCAGAGTCCAGCCAAAGCCCACCAGGGGGTAGATCCGTGGAAGAATCCCGAGCTGAAGGGAGCTCGGAGCTGGGAATGGGCAGCGACGACGAGGGAGTGTCTGACTCGAGCAGCTCCATGGCGACTGGGAGCAACGAAGAGGCGGAGAGCGAGCGGTCTGGAACCTTCGACCCAGAACTTGGTTCTGGCGAACAGCTGGAGACTTTTACGAAGGCAACAGACCAGCAGCAGAGTGTGACCAATGACCGGGCAGCAGGCGACAGGGTGGAACCGACACTGGGCGAATACGAGAAGCTGGTGAAAGATGGCAGGGAGCAGATGGAGCGGGGAGAATTGAAAGCGGCTTTGAAGAGTATGCTGCAAGCCCTGGATCTGAGCAGCGGAGACCCTGAAGTGCAGCTGACCACCATTAAACTGTATCGGCAGCTTGATCGGAGCTGA